Within Flavobacterium pisciphilum, the genomic segment TAATTCTTCACGTAGTCTATCGGCAGGCTTTTGACCAATTATTTTTTCTAGTTCAGGATTTTGTACATCTGAGAAAGCAATTGTTTCTTCAATGTTTTTACGACTGTCTCCACTAAATAAATTGATGTTTTGCTCCCAAAGGTTATAGATTCCCTGAAAATCATATCCCATTCCGATAGGGAAACTTAATGGAGTAACTGTTAAACCTAGTTTTTGCTCAACTTCATCCATCAAATCAAATGCATCTTTACCTTCACGATCTAATTTGTTTATAAAAACAATGATCGGAATTTTACGCATTCTACATACTGCAACTAATTTTTCGGTTTGTTCCTCAACCCCTTTTGCAACGTCAATTACTACAATTACACTGTCTACAGCGGTTAAAGTTCTAAAAGTATCTTCAGCAAAATCCTTGTGACCAGGAGTATCAAGGATGTTGATTTTTTTATCTTTATAATTAAAGGCTAATACAGATGTAGAAACCGAAATTCCTCTCTGACGCTCAATTTCCATGAAATCACTCGTAGCCCCTTTTTTTATTTTATTGTTTTTTACTGCACCAGCTTCCTGAATAGCACCACCAAATAACAATAGTTTTTCAGTTAATGTTGTCTTTCCAGCATCGGGATGCGAAATAATTCCAAATGTTCTTCTACGTTGTATTTCTTTTAAAAAGCTCATATTTAATATCAATAGTTTGCAAAAGTACTATTAATTACGGCTTAAAAAAAATAGTAGCTTCTATTTTAAGCTTGTTTGGTCTAGATAATTTCTAGTTGTTTATTGTTTTGTTTGAATAAGAAATAGGCTGATTATACAAATCAGCCTATTTCTTAGATTCCAGTCTTAATTTTAGTTTTGAGCCTCAGTCTTTAGTTATAATAAAACGTTGTGTTTCTAGCGTAAGCCTTTGCGAGCTTTGCGGTTAGTTTTTTTTATTTTACTATTTTAAAATGAGTTCAGCATGTTTGGTGGCAAATGTAATTTCTGGATATAATCAATTGTTGATTGACCATACTGTATATCCTTTTGGTGGACATTGAATTTTTACCCATTGATCACCTTGTGTTGTTGGATACCAACTAGAATTTCCAGTAAAATCTTTAATTTGGGTATTTGCCCAATTGGTTTGAATCCATCTCTCTTGCCAAGAAGATGAATTGTTGATATAAACTACTAATCCAGGATTTCCGTTGTACCCATTTCTTCGAGCAATATATTCGTCATTATCGGAATATAGAATAGAAGTTGTTCCTGTAGCTTTGTTGTTGTGAATCCATATAAGGTTGTTCAATTTATTTTTGTCTAACCATTCTTCATAATCTCTATAAAAGATTGTTGGATAGCCCTCATGAGTTAAAATATAGGAGTAAGCCAATAGTTTATTCGATATTTCATCAGTATCATGATTAGTAACAAAGGTAACGGCTTTGTAAGGGTTTCTTTTCCACATCATATCATCATTTAATATGGCAAGATTATTTCCGTCAAACGCATCATTCATTTTGTAGTAACAAGCAAAATCAAATACAGAGCTATTGGCATTGTTTGCCCACCATTCGAGTGTGTTTACATTAGAATCCCAGTATTCACCCACCGAAAATCCACCTACATTAGTATTCCATTGATTTACAACCCATGGGCCAAAACCTTTTACATAATCAAATCTCCATCCATCAAACTTCATCGTGTTTTTGTAATATTTACCGACACCGTCAGCACGAAGCCAAAGCCAGTTTTGAACATTTGGAACCACATGAGCTAAATCAGGAAATCCACCAAAAGCACCTTCATCGTTATTTCCGTATGCATTTTTATAGAAATCGGCACTTGTTCTAGGGAATTTTCCAGAAGCCACTCCAGTGAAATTAGTCCAAGTTTGAGTTCCTGTAAAAGGGTTATTTTCTAATTGTCCACCGCTATTATGATTAATAACAATGTCGGCATAAACTTGCATGTTTTCAGCATGTACTTTGGTAATCAAACTCACAAGTTCAGTTTTAGATCCAAAACGAGTTTCTGTAGAGCCATTTTGATTGTAATCTCCAAAATCGAAATAATCAGTAGGGTCGTACCCCATTGAGAAAGCGCCATTTTGTGCTTTTGAAACAGGAGGTAGCCAAATAGAGCCAATTCCTGCATTTGACCAATCAGTGATTTTAGTATTAAGAGTATTCCACCAGTTTCCACCAGCAGGAACATCCCAATAAAAAGCTTGCATCATTACTCCACCACCTGGATTTGCGACATATTTCCCAGTAATAGAAGCTCCAGTGCTAAATGGGCGACCATCGTGATTGGTAACATTTATAATTTTAAATTTAGAGTTAGCAGCTTCAATTTCAGCTTCAGTATTTTCATTTGAGCTGCAAGAATAAAAAAAAGCTGTTAGAGCAGTAATTAAATAAAGCTTTACAATTTGTTTTTTCATAATTAAAAAATTTTAGGTTAAGTTTAGATTTGGTAAATAAAATTGTGATAAATTAAATAATGAATGAAATATTTAATTTATTTATATAATTTTGGGATAAATAATAATAATCACATATCGAATGTAAGTAAAACTTGCTTCTGTATTTATTTAGGGATTTTATTTTCTAAACGAAAACGTTGTAGTGTTGAAAACTTTAAATTATTTGCTTGAAAATTAGTTGTTTGGAGGTGTTTTTTATAGAGGTTAATCAGTGTTATGGCTAAAAAAAGTCTGATTGATTTTTTATACTTGTTTCAAATATTTAATGCGACTAATTTTTGGATATGAGATTTTTTTTGATTGCATATAATTTTTTGTTAATAGTAATAAGGAAACTTGTATTATGTGATTGAATTGTTATTTTTGTTCGTTATAAGTTAATTAAGCAATGTTTGTTAGATTTGTAAAGATTTTTATTTTCTGAACATTTAAAATATATATTGAAATACGCGGTTTACTATATTTGTAACCGGATAATGCTGAAAAATAAAGCTACTTTACATTAAATTAAATTTTAAAATAATGCTATTAAAAAAATTACGAATAAAAACTATCAATTGTCAATTTGTATTAACAATAAGTTTTTTGCTTCTTTTCAATTCGCTAACTAGAGCGCAAGAAATTATTAAAGATTCTGTTGCAGCAAAACCAGTTGAAGTTAAAAAAAGTAATCAAAAACAAAAAATTGATGGTATTATCGCTACAGTAGGTGATTATATTATTTTAGATTCAGATATTGACAAAAGTTATTTAGAGATTAGTAGTCAAGGAGGATCAGTTAAAGATATTTCAAGATGTCAAATGCTTGGAAAACTTCTAGAAGATAAACTATACGCACATCAAGCGATTCAGGATAGTATTATTGTAAGTGATTCCGAAGTAAAAGGGATGATGGATGAACGATTAAACTATATGGTTCAGCAAATCGGAGATATAAATAAGGTAGTTCAGTATTACAAAAAGAATTCAGTTGAAGAATTCAGAACTTATTTTGCAGATATCTTAAAAGAACAAAAACTTGCATCAGAGATGCAGAAAAAAATTATCGATGGAGTAGAAATCACTCCAGAAGAGGTTCGTAATTTCTTTAAGAAAATTCCAACTAATGAGTTGCCAACTTTTGGAGCAGAGATGGAAGTAGCGCAAATTGTTGTAGATCCTAAAGTTTCTAAAGAAGATAAGCAAAAGGTTATCGATAGGTTAAATAGCATTAAAAAAGATGTAGAGGACGGAGCAAGTTTTGCAACTAAAGCAGTTTTATATTCTCAAGATCCAGGTTCTAGTTCAAATGGAGGGTATTATAAAATGACAAGAAAGACACCTTTCGTAAAAGAATTTAAGGATGTTGCTTTT encodes:
- a CDS encoding alpha-amylase, whose product is MKKQIVKLYLITALTAFFYSCSSNENTEAEIEAANSKFKIINVTNHDGRPFSTGASITGKYVANPGGGVMMQAFYWDVPAGGNWWNTLNTKITDWSNAGIGSIWLPPVSKAQNGAFSMGYDPTDYFDFGDYNQNGSTETRFGSKTELVSLITKVHAENMQVYADIVINHNSGGQLENNPFTGTQTWTNFTGVASGKFPRTSADFYKNAYGNNDEGAFGGFPDLAHVVPNVQNWLWLRADGVGKYYKNTMKFDGWRFDYVKGFGPWVVNQWNTNVGGFSVGEYWDSNVNTLEWWANNANSSVFDFACYYKMNDAFDGNNLAILNDDMMWKRNPYKAVTFVTNHDTDEISNKLLAYSYILTHEGYPTIFYRDYEEWLDKNKLNNLIWIHNNKATGTTSILYSDNDEYIARRNGYNGNPGLVVYINNSSSWQERWIQTNWANTQIKDFTGNSSWYPTTQGDQWVKIQCPPKGYTVWSINN
- a CDS encoding peptidylprolyl isomerase — protein: MLLKKLRIKTINCQFVLTISFLLLFNSLTRAQEIIKDSVAAKPVEVKKSNQKQKIDGIIATVGDYIILDSDIDKSYLEISSQGGSVKDISRCQMLGKLLEDKLYAHQAIQDSIIVSDSEVKGMMDERLNYMVQQIGDINKVVQYYKKNSVEEFRTYFADILKEQKLASEMQKKIIDGVEITPEEVRNFFKKIPTNELPTFGAEMEVAQIVVDPKVSKEDKQKVIDRLNSIKKDVEDGASFATKAVLYSQDPGSSSNGGYYKMTRKTPFVKEFKDVAFSLQEGEVSAPFETTFGFHIIKIDKIKGQEVELRHILIAPVVSEDALKEAKERIAAIREKIVEKKVTFAEAARADSDEKETRANGGALINPNTQDTRFELTKMDPTLYTQVSNLKDDEVSQPILNTDDKGKKTYKLITVTNRIEEHVADYGKDYIKIKDLALKEKQISTIAKWFDEKIKETYIKIIGEYRDCAFTNNWLKK